CAAGGATACCGAAAACTTGTTCAAGGCCAGTGAAATGAAATTGTTAAAACTTGTATCTTATATCTGCAATAACACATCTGATTTGTCATTGGACTATAAGGATATCGATATTAAGTTCACACGTAAGAACTATGAGAATATACAGTCTAAAGTACAGGTACTTACATCGATGCTGCAAAATGAAAAGATTGCTCCACGATTAGCGTTTGCTACATCAAACTTGTTTGTGGATAGTGAAGGAGCATGGATTGAATCTCAAGAGTATATTCAGCAAATGAAGAATACTGAACAGGAGAAGAAAGTAAATGCAATTCAAACTAACTCCTAGACAGATACAGAGAATTGAGAAGGAACTAAACAAAAGTAATATCATTGAAGTCAAGGTTGAACGCAACCAAGTTGTACTCATACAGGTATTGCGAAGATTAGTTCCAGATGAAAAATAAATAGATCGTTTCCAAACGTGGAAAGGAGAAACCCAAAGGGGTATCAATGTATGCATTCATGCATATTGAGATATCTCTTTTCTTTTTATTTATGCTAACCATTTTAGATTTTGACGAGATACATGCAAGCACAGAAAGAATCGTAAATGCATATCTTACTTCCAAGACATTGGAACTAAAGAAGAAGCAAGAATACATCGAGTATGAATTGTATTTACTTCTAGGAAGTTATTACATCGATGGCTTGTACAGCACAGGACTTACAAAGGATATCGATGTTAGTTCATCCGACATGCAGTCATGTATTTACCAAAACATTGCTGGCAAGACATTCAAAGATCGTGTTTATGAATACGTTGCAAATAACGATGTAAAAGCACTCGTTAGATTGCTCGACAGTGAAGCACACAGAATTTATGAATCGGCAGCTTATAAGACTGCTACAGACTATCAAAAGGCAACAGGAAAAGAAGTATTTAAGGTATGGAACACACAGGGTGATTTAAAGGTACGTGATACTCACGAATACATTGATTCATTGGTAAAGAAGCTTGATGAACCATTCATTACTTTCGATTTAGATGAAGCACAATACCCTGGCGGATTCAGCAACGCTGAAAACAACGTGAATTGTAGATGTTGGTTAAGTTATACAACAAGTTCTTAACGGATAAATGGTCCGAAAAGATATGCGGAAGGGAAGTCGCAATACAAAATTCGCACATAAAGGTAGAGAAACCTTAAATCGCAAAAATAGACAGTTAGGGAAAACTATAATCGCAGGAGAAAAAAACAAATATGAGTTCTTTAAAAGAGTTACTAGGTAAAGCCTACAAAGAAGGAATGACACTTGAAGAAATTAATACTGCATTAGCAGAAATGACATTCCATACAGACAGTGATTACACAAATCTGAAAAACAACATTTCAAAACTTACTTCTGAATGTAAAGACTGGAAAACAAAGTATCAAAGCACATTGGATGCTGGTGAACTTGCACGACAACAAGCAGAAGATGATAAAAAAACCATGCTTGAAGAGTTAAACACATTAAAGCGTGAAAAGAATATTGCAGATTTGAAATCACAGTATTTGGGGATTGGCTACAGTGAAGAATTGGCAAGCGAAACTGCAATTGCAACGTTGGATGGTGACACAGCAAAAGTAATGTCAAACCAAAAGAAGTTTGCTGATGAATTAGTTGCAAATACCAAGAAGGACTTGATTAAAGACAATCCTAAGCCAAAAGGCACAGGAAATCAGAGTGGCGATGCAATGACAAAGGAAGTGTTCATGAAATTATCCCCACGTGAAAAGGGTGAATTTATTGCAAACCACAGAGACGAGTATGACGAAATGTACTCAAACAATACAGAAGGAGAATAAAAGAAAATGGCAAACAAACCTTATGACAATTTTGTCTTGGCAAATGAAATCAAAGACCAACTTGTATCACATTTAGATCACTCTATGTTCTGCACTGCTGACGATTCCTTAACAGAATCTGCTGGCATGATCAAGAAGATTAATCGTTACTACGGACATGTAGGTGACGATGCAAACGCTTCTGGTGCAGAAAAGTTAGCACTTGGTGCAGGTAACACAAAGGTTATCGAAATGGGCTTTACACCAGAAGAATACAAAGTGCAAACATTACAGGCTACAGGTAAGTGGCACGATGAAGAAGAAATGACAGATCCAAACGTACCACTTGTTATTGCTGGCAAGGTTGGTGCTGACTTATTCAATCAAACAAATGCAGACATTATTGCTGAATTTGCAAAGGCTCAAGCTGCAAACACAGTTGCCTTAAACGGTACAGATTACTTCGGTGCATTCATTGAAGCACAATCCAAGTTAAAGACTGAATTTACAGAATCAGCAACACCTGGTATCGGAACATTCGCATTAATCAGCGTAGATGATTATGCAAAGATTCGTAAAGCATTAGGTGACAACTTGAAGTATGTTGAAGCATTCGCACGTGAAGGCTACGTAGGTACAGTTGCTGGAACACATGTATTCGTAGATAAGGCTGTAACTGCAAAGGAAATCTACATTGCAACTAAGAAGGCTGTAACAGTGTTCTACAAGAAGGATGTATCTGCTGAATACTTCCATGAAGGCAATCGTTCTTCCGAAGATGCTGACAAGCGTATCAATAAGTTGATTGCTCGTACATATTACGTAGCTGCATTAACAGACGCAACAAAGGCATCCAAGATTACTCTAGCCTAAATAAGAACTAAAGAAAGAAGGTGCTAATGATGACAGAAGAAACCCTAAAAGCAATGATTAAGACCAACATTGAAAGTTCATCGGACATGACGATTTCTGATGATGTCGTTAATACCTTCTTTCAATTATCTAAAAATGCAATCTTGTTAAAACGATTCCCATATTTACAAGACGTAAGCAAAAAAGAATTACCAAGTTTCTATGACAGCCTATGCGTAAGACTTGCGGTTTATATGTTCAATAAACAAGGTGCGGAAGGTGAGATATCACACACTGAAAATGGTGTAAGTATCAAATGGGAAAATGGAGACTTACCGGAAAGCATGATGTCGGAAGTTATACCGATGTCAGAAGCGTGGTGATAACATGCGTGGACTAAAGAAAAACATGTACACGTTCTATAGTGCTAAGTATTTAGGACTACAGAAACAAGTGGATGAATGGGAACAACCAACCGGAAGGCACATTCCGAAATATGCTTTACCCATTAAGCATAGGGGAAATATCAGTCCAAATATTGGTAGTTCTCAATTCTACATGTTTGGAAACTTACTTGAATACAGTAACGTGATTTCTCCACTACCAGTCGATACAGATATCGATGAGAACTCTGTTCTATGGATTGGTATTAAACCTAACGCAGAAAATGACAATTACAACTACATTGTCAAACGCATTGCTAAGTCTAAGAATTTCTTGGCTATAGCGATTGGAAAACGTACAAGCGATGAAGATTGATTTATTTAACCTAGCAGATTTAGATAAAGCGATTGCCATTACAGATAACCATAAAGAGAACATGAAGAAACGCATGATCAAGATTATGGAGAAAGTAAGGCAAGAAGCAATATTTGAAGCTAACAGGTTGTATCAATCTGCAAGTTATGCAGGCTTTAAGGATGTAGTAATCAACGCTACACCAGTACATGTAGAAGATGGCAAATTAACCTTCACATTGCGTGCTATGGGTAGCACAACGCTATTCATAGAGTTTGGTACAGGTATATATCCAAGTGCCCCCAATGAAGCTTATGGACTTATTACAAACGGTAACATTGAACAACATGGTCAATACGGTAAGAAACAAGGCTTAAAGCCTAATGGATGGTTTTACAAAGGAGTAGTCGGACAAAACCCACCTTCTGATACAGAAGTATCAACAAAAAAAGAAGGCTTGGTACATACATACGGAAACGCAGCTACACCATTCATGTATAGTGCACGGAAGGTAGCAGAAGAAACATTTAATAAGTTGATAAAGGAGTTGAAATAATGGTTTTCATTGAACGATACATCATATCGGAAATTACAAAACAGTTGGAGAAAGATTTTCCAAATAAAAAAATCATTGTTAGCAATGACAATATCAACGCAAAACCAACGTTCCCAGTTGTAACAGTCGTACAGTCCGATACATTCCAAGCAAGAAATTTTATTGATTCCAGCGGTAAAGAAACTGTATGCGATGTTACCTTCGATATCAACGTTTATTCAAACGATAAACATGATCCAGTCGAAGAATGCATATTACTTCTACAAAGCATATCGAAGTTGATGATATCGAAAAACATGACATGCATTACCACAATCAAGATGGAATCGATTAACAACAACTCAATTCACAGATACGTACAGAAGTACATAGGGAGAGTTGCTGGACAATATTTATTTACACGATAAGAAAAGGAGAATACTAATGGCACTTCAAGATTTTAAAGCATTTCTAACTAAGTACACATTCTTGATGAACTCTGCAACAAATAAGCATCAAGATATGAAAAAGCTAATTGACATTATCAGTTATCCAGATATGGGAAGTGATCCAGAGAAGGTAGAAGTAACAACTCTATCACATGGAATTAAGGCATATATCGATGGCTTACAGGATGTTAAGTCCTTCTCTTTTGAAGGCTACTACACACCAGAACTTTACACAAAGTTACAAGGTATCGAAACGGCAACAAAGACAAAACATCAGATGTTTGCATTGTACATCGGTGGGACAGATGGAGATACACCTACAGGTGATTTAGGCTGCATTTACTGGACTGGTGAATTAACAGTTTATCTTAAAGGTGCAGGTTCAAATGAAGGACACAAGTTGGCTGTTTCCATTACAGTGGATGACAAACCAGAGTTTTCTGCAACAAAGAAAACAGACTAATTAAGCACTACAAAATAACTCAATAAAATCAAATAGGAGAAGAAGAAAATGGCAAAGGACATTAAGGTAACATTCGAGGATCAAACATTCACGCTTACATTCAACAAGCAAT
This genomic window from Solobacterium moorei contains:
- a CDS encoding phage head-tail connector protein — protein: MTEETLKAMIKTNIESSSDMTISDDVVNTFFQLSKNAILLKRFPYLQDVSKKELPSFYDSLCVRLAVYMFNKQGAEGEISHTENGVSIKWENGDLPESMMSEVIPMSEAW
- a CDS encoding phage minor head protein; the protein is MYAFMHIEISLFFLFMLTILDFDEIHASTERIVNAYLTSKTLELKKKQEYIEYELYLLLGSYYIDGLYSTGLTKDIDVSSSDMQSCIYQNIAGKTFKDRVYEYVANNDVKALVRLLDSEAHRIYESAAYKTATDYQKATGKEVFKVWNTQGDLKVRDTHEYIDSLVKKLDEPFITFDLDEAQYPGGFSNAENNVNCRCWLSYTTSS